In a genomic window of Quercus lobata isolate SW786 chromosome 4, ValleyOak3.0 Primary Assembly, whole genome shotgun sequence:
- the LOC115984372 gene encoding dnaJ protein homolog — MFGRAPKKSDNTKYYEILGVSKNASQDDLKKAYRKAAIKNHPDKGGDPEKFKELAQAYEVLSDPEKREIYDQYGEDALKEGMGGGGGGHDPFDIFQSFFGGSPFGGGGGSSRGRRQRRGEDVIHPLKVSLEDLYNGTSKKLSLSRNVICSKCKGKGSKSGASMKCSGCQGSGIKISIRHLGPSMIQQMQHACNECKGTGETINDKDRCPQCKGEKVVQEKKVLEVIVEKGMQNGQRITFPGEADEAPDTTTGDIVFVLQQKEHPKFKRKGEDLFVEHTLSLTEALCGFQFILTHLDGRPLLIKSEPGEVVKPDQYKAINDEGMPVYQRAFMKGKLYIHFTVEFPDALNPEQCKSLEAVLPPRTSVQLTDMELDECEETTLHDVNIEDEMRRKQAQAQEAYEEDDDMPGGAQRVQCAQQ; from the exons ATGTTTGGGAGAGCACCGAAGAAAAGTGACAACACGAAGTATTATGAGATTCTGGGAGTGTCAAAGAACGCTTCACAGGATGATCTAAAGAAAGCTTATAGAAAAGCCGCCATCAAAAACCATCCTGACAAAGGTGGTGACCCAGAAAAG TTTAAAGAGTTGGCCCAAGCTTATGAGGTTCTCAGTGACCCAGAGAAACGTGAGATCTATGATCAGTATGGTGAGGATGCTCTCAAGGAAGGAAtgggtggtggaggtggtggacATGACCCATTTGACATATTCCAGTCATTCTTTGGTGGAAGCCCATTTGGTG GTGGTGGTGGAAGCAGCAGAGGCCGAAGGCAAAGGAGGGGAGAGGATGTGATCCATCCTCTCAAGGTTTCTCTGGAAGACCTCTACAATGGGACATCTAAGAAGCTATCCCTCTCTCGTAATGTGATCTGCTCCAAGTGCAAGGG TAAAGGCTCTAAATCAGGTGCTTCAATGAAGTGCTCTGGTTGTCAAGGGTCTGgaatcaaaatttcaattagACACCTTGGCCCCTCCATGATCCAGCAAATGCAGCATGCTTGCAATGAGTGCAAGGGTACTGGGGAGACTATCAATGACAAGGACCGCTGTCCACAGTGTAAGGGAGAGAAGGTTGTTCAGGAGAAGAAAGTTTTGGAAGTAATTGTAGAGAAGGGTATGCAAAATGGACAGAGGATTACATTCCCTGGAGAAGCTGATGAAGCG CCTGACACTACCACAGGGGACATAGTTTTTGTTCTACAACAGAAAGAGCACCCTAAATTTAAGCGAAAGGGTGAAGATTTATTTGTCGAACACACGTTGTCCCTTACCGAGGCACTCTGTGGCTTCCAATTTATATTGACACATTTGGATGGCAGGCCGCTCCTCATTAAATCCGAACCAGGAGAAGTTGTTAAGCCTG ACCAATACAAGGCAATAAATGATGAGGGAATGCCAGTGTACCAGAGGGCGTTCATGAAGGGTAAATTGTATATTCACTTCACAGTTGAATTTCCAGACGCCCTCAACCCAGAGCAGTGCAAGTCACTGGAGGCTGTGCTACCTCCAAGGACGTCAGTGCAGCTGACAGACATGGAGCTGGATGAATGTGAGGAGACTACACTGCATGATGTGAACATAGAGGATGAAATGCGTCGCAAGCAAGCACAGGCCCAAGAAGCATATGAGGAGGATGATGATATGCCTGGTGGTGCTCAGAGGGTCCAATGTGCTCAACAATGA